In Massilistercora timonensis, the following are encoded in one genomic region:
- a CDS encoding YicC/YloC family endoribonuclease produces the protein MIRSMTGFGRCEVADGERKFTVEMKGVNHRYLDVNIRMPKKLNFFETSIRNLLKKRIQRGKVDLFISYEDLSEGQVSLKYNEALAQEYLDYFRQMETTFGLENDVRVSTISRCPEVLTMEEQALDEEELWNGLEKALNGAIDQFVETRTLEGENLKKDILEKLSGMLELVGYIEERAPRIIAEYREKLEAKVQELLEDTQIEESRIAAEVVIFADKICTDEELVRLRSHIVHMKETLESSDSGIGRKLDFIAQEMNREANTILSKANDLEVSNVGIDLKTEIEKVREQIQNIE, from the coding sequence ATGATAAGAAGCATGACCGGCTTCGGGCGCTGTGAGGTGGCCGACGGAGAACGTAAATTTACCGTGGAGATGAAAGGCGTGAATCACCGCTATCTGGATGTGAACATCCGGATGCCCAAGAAGCTGAATTTTTTTGAGACTTCTATCCGGAACCTTCTGAAGAAGAGGATCCAGAGAGGGAAGGTGGACTTGTTTATTTCCTATGAAGACCTGTCGGAAGGGCAGGTGTCTCTGAAATATAACGAGGCGCTGGCCCAGGAATACCTTGATTATTTCCGGCAGATGGAGACTACCTTCGGACTGGAGAATGATGTCCGGGTATCCACCATTTCCCGGTGTCCGGAGGTGCTCACCATGGAAGAGCAGGCCCTGGATGAGGAGGAACTGTGGAACGGTCTGGAGAAGGCCCTGAACGGAGCCATCGATCAGTTTGTGGAGACCCGTACGCTGGAGGGTGAGAACCTGAAGAAGGATATCCTGGAGAAGCTGTCCGGAATGCTGGAGCTGGTAGGATATATCGAAGAACGGGCGCCCAGGATCATCGCAGAGTACCGGGAGAAGCTGGAGGCCAAGGTGCAGGAGCTTCTGGAGGATACCCAGATCGAGGAGAGCCGGATCGCCGCGGAAGTGGTGATCTTTGCCGACAAGATCTGTACCGATGAAGAACTGGTCCGCTTAAGAAGCCACATCGTACATATGAAAGAAACTCTGGAATCTTCTGACAGCGGGATCGGCAGGAAGCTGGATTTCATCGCCCAGGAAATGAACCGGGAGGCCAATACCATCCTCTCCAAAGCCAATGACCTGGAAGTCTCCAATGTGGGCATTGATCTGAAGACGGAGATCGAGAAGGTCCGGGAACAGATCCAGAATATTGAGTAG